A stretch of DNA from Caldalkalibacillus salinus:
AAACACGGGACGACGAGGGTGCAGCTCTTTAACAGCCTTTTGAAAAATGTGTTTTGACGGTTTTTCAGCATTGACCTCCTCGGACACAATAAATCTTTCTCTCGGTATGTAACGATATAACTTTAACTTTTTGTATTTTAGCCATTGGACTTCACTTTTACCATTCGTTATGACACCAGTGTTGGTTCCCGCATCCTGAAGCTGTTGTAACACTGGGTATAAAAACGGATAGGGCTGAACATAAATATGTGCCTTGGCGTAATATTTGTCATGAAATTGATCCGCTTCATCTTCGTCATGGGGTAATTTAAAATGTCGCATTGTGGACATATACCTTTTTCTTCGATATGCCCGCTGAGAAATTTCTTTGTTTTCGTATTCAGGCCACCATTTGTCACTAAAATGCTTAAATACTTCAAACCAGTCATCCATATCGACATGAGGGATATGTCTACCAGTGAGCTCCCATTCCTCTAATAATTCTTGGTAGCAATCCTGTATAGCCTTCTCGAAAGCATATTCATGACTATATAGGGTATTATCCAGATCAAAAAAAACGGCATCCCACTTGGGCATCGTAACACCCCTTCCATATACTTCTTTCTATTATATCAGGCGGATGAGGGTAGAAAAAAGAACCTGCTTCATTCCGAAGCAGGTTCCTTTATATCTCCTATGGCGTCGGGTTCGAATCCCGCTTCGGAAAAACCTGTCGCATCAAGCGGTCACGGACATAGGGCATTGATAAGACGAACCTTAATCCCATATTGCGAATTCTCGGACTGCGTATCACCCGATAAAAGATAAAACGTCTCACACCAGGGATAAGAAGAGCAAGCAGCGCTAGTAAAAGCCACATGGGGCTCATCCACTTTTGTTCCATCTCATGTCCCCTCCTTCTTTATCCCTATGCTTCCCCAATTTACGTAAATTCATGAAGACATAATCTTTCCAGACATAAAAAAAGCCGAGTGAACGTGTTGTCCACTCAGCTATACATTAAGAACATACCGCTTCTTTATTCATGCGGGTATTGTATTTTTTGATCAGTCCTTCATACTCTTCTTTATTGTAACCGACAATAAGTTGATTGTCCGTTAACAATAAAGGACGGCGTAACATGCCTGGATGCTTCCCTACAAGCTCTACCCACTTGTTTAATGAAAGCTCCTCAACGTTAATGTTGAGATCTTTAACATCTTGACTACGTTTGGACATGATATCCGTCGTGCCGTTTGTCGTATATCCTAATAAATGAAATACTTCACTTTCAGATAGTGGATCAGTATTCATATTTCTTTCTTTGAATGGAATTTGGTTATCCTTAAGGATATCACGAGCTTTTCGACAAGAGGTACAGCTTGAAAATGTATACAATTGTATCACTTGCCTCACCTACTTCTTTAGATTTATTATTTTATCATGTGAAGCAAATAATAAAAAGTATAAATAAGTTTAAATTGCTTGTTTAAATCCTGACGTTCACAATTTCGTCACACGAAAGAAATGGCTCCAAAGCTATACGATTCTCCGTCGAATATAAGCACTTAAGTAATCCACTATGGTGATGGTCAAAATGATAATAATCAACATCATACCGACATGTTCCCAATTTCGGTTATCAGCATATAGCATTAATGGTACACCGATACCACCGGCTCCGACAATCCCAAGCACCGTAGAGGAACGTAGGTCAATCTCGTAACGGTATATCACGTACGATAAACATTCAGGTATAATCTGTGGAATCACCCCGTACCAGATCACCTGCGCTTGATTGGCCCCACTCGACCTCAACGCCTCTAACACGCTCTTATCTATAGACTCAATAACCTCGGAGTAAAGCTTACCTAACATCCCGATAGAATTAATACCGATGGCCAGAACCCCGGCAAAAGGTCCAATTCCTACGGCAAAGACAAAGATAATAGCAAACACTAACTCTGGAAATGCCCGGATAAAGCTGAGAATGTTCTTACCGATAAATGAAAAGCGTCCAACCATATTATTGGAGGCAAAAAAGGCAACCGGGAAAGCGAGCACTGCTCCCATTAGTGTCCCCACAAAAGCGATACATATCGTTTCAATCATGAGGCTAAGATAACGGGGCACATCTGCAAAAACGTCTGCATTCCACAGTGGACCGAGAAGCTGGCCTGTCTCTATCCACTCTGAAATAGTTTCTATGTTCAACCAGCTGTCTACAAACATTCTTCTAAGGATAGATATGAACGTTGCATCAGGTTTTCTCATATTCAGATCGGTAAAAGCAAAAGCGATGGTGTACAAGGAAGCCATGATTAGTGCCGAAACGGTCAATCGTGTCCAAAACTTCGCCCTGGGTGACATACTGTTTCTCTTTTTCATCACACTAATCTCTCCCTTAACCGCGTACTCACTGTATCAATAATGACAACAGCAACAAAAGTCATGAGTATAATCATCGCCACTCTATCAAAATTAAGCCAACCCATCTGCTCAAGAATCAGCTGTCCAACCCCACCAGCCCCAACGAACCCAAGCACAATGGAAGCACGTACGTTTATCTCAAGCACATATAAGGTGTAGGACACGTAATGGGGAATAATCTGGGGGATGACACCGTAGCAGATCACTTGAATGACATTTCCTCCTGTTGCTCTAATGGCTTCTAAGGGACCCGGGTCGATAGCTTCTACTGTTTCACTGATCAATTTGGCCAAAATACCCATTGAGAAGAAGATCAGTGCCAGTATACCAGGGAAGGGCCCGTAGCCGACCATGGCCACAAAAATAAGGGCGAGTATAATTTCAGGAATGGTACGCAACACATTGAGCCCGAACCGTACAACTTGATACAGATAGACGTTTTTATTGATATTAGACGCTGCCAAGAAGCTAAACGGCAAGCAGACAATCGCTGCTACAGACGTACTAAGTAAAGCCATGTTCCAAGTTTCCAACAGGCTCAAACCTGCAGTTTTGTAATACGATACAGAAGGGGGGAATAAATCATTAATGAAAAAGTCATAAATATCAGGGATCCCCTCTAGAAGTCTAGGAACACTCGCATTGGTCCTCACCGCTGAATAGATGTAAAAAGTACCGATAATAAGTGCGATTAGTAGAAAATATATTTTTTTCTTAAGAGGAATAAGCGGGATGCGTTTACCTTTTTTTATCATGATTCCTCCGCCTCTCCGAGCATATCATCTTCCTTGATCTTACGCCCGTAAATCTCTTCAAACGTTTGTTCAGATACATCACTTACCGGCCCGTCAAAAACCACCTCTCCTGCACGCATCCCAATAATTCGATCCGCATATTCCATAGCCATGTCAATAAAATGGAGGTTCACGAGTGTTGTAATATTATCTTCACGATTAATACGCTTCAGGTCCTTCATCACCTGGTGGGAGGTTGGCGGATCAAGGCTAGCCACAGGCTCGTCCGCAAGTATAATCTTGGGCTTTTGCGTCAAGGCTCTGGCGATACTCACCCGTTGTTGTTGTCCCCCGCTTAACTGATCGGCACGTACGTATGCTTTCTCCTTAATGTTCACGCGTTCCAAGCTTTGCATCGCTAGCTCAATATCATCCTTAGGAAACCACCCTAACATACTGCGTAGTGTTCCTGTATAGCCTAAGCGTCCAGTTAGGACGTTCCGTAGGACGGATAAACGCTTCACAAGGTTATAGCTTTGGAAAATCATGCCCACTTCGGTACGTAATTTTTTCAACTGACGATCGTTCAACGGAATGATATTTTGATCTTCGATATTTAACTCCCCGGCCGTCGGCGTGACTAAACGATTGATACTGCGGATCAGTGTCGATTTACCGGCCCCGGATAAACCTACGATGACCACAAACTCACCTTGATTAATCTTCACGTTGACATTTCTTAGTGCTTCATGTCCATTTGGATAAACGAGAGAGACATCTTTGAATTCAATCATGTTACCCCTACCTTCGTAAAATAAGGAGAAGTCCCTCTTGCCCCTTCTCCTTCATTCCTGAATTTTTAAGTATGGAATTGGTAAGCTAAAATTGCTCTGGCTTTTTACTTATAAACCTTCTATCTCTATTATTCATTATTCTTTATTTGCAGCTATCAATCTATAAATTTAGAGATTTTAGGAATCTAATTCTTCTAATTTTTCTAACGTTTCACGCACGATGTCATAGTCTTCAGGGTGGGCTTCTACGATGCCTGTCCAATCATAGACCTCATTCATCACTTGCATCATGTCTTCGTCCTCATTAAAGGACAAAAATGCTTGTTTAATTTCCTCTACTAATTCAGGGTCTAACCCTTCACGTACTGAAATCGTATCATTCGGGATATCTGCTGTATGGTCGATCACATTGATGCGCTCCATGACGTCAGGGTAATCCTCTTCTAATAGCGTTCGAGCATCCTCGAATGTCGTCGCCACATCAGCATCACCATTCATCAAAGCGACGAGCGCTGCATCGTGT
This window harbors:
- the phnE gene encoding phosphonate ABC transporter, permease protein PhnE; this encodes MIKKGKRIPLIPLKKKIYFLLIALIIGTFYIYSAVRTNASVPRLLEGIPDIYDFFINDLFPPSVSYYKTAGLSLLETWNMALLSTSVAAIVCLPFSFLAASNINKNVYLYQVVRFGLNVLRTIPEIILALIFVAMVGYGPFPGILALIFFSMGILAKLISETVEAIDPGPLEAIRATGGNVIQVICYGVIPQIIPHYVSYTLYVLEINVRASIVLGFVGAGGVGQLILEQMGWLNFDRVAMIILMTFVAVVIIDTVSTRLRERLV
- a CDS encoding HAD family hydrolase, with the translated sequence MPKWDAVFFDLDNTLYSHEYAFEKAIQDCYQELLEEWELTGRHIPHVDMDDWFEVFKHFSDKWWPEYENKEISQRAYRRKRYMSTMRHFKLPHDEDEADQFHDKYYAKAHIYVQPYPFLYPVLQQLQDAGTNTGVITNGKSEVQWLKYKKLKLYRYIPRERFIVSEEVNAEKPSKHIFQKAVKELHPRRPVFIGDAWELDIVGAIDAGWEAIYLNTQQRPRTTSHQPLYECRTLEEIHQFFLQQ
- the phnC gene encoding phosphonate ABC transporter ATP-binding protein codes for the protein MIEFKDVSLVYPNGHEALRNVNVKINQGEFVVIVGLSGAGKSTLIRSINRLVTPTAGELNIEDQNIIPLNDRQLKKLRTEVGMIFQSYNLVKRLSVLRNVLTGRLGYTGTLRSMLGWFPKDDIELAMQSLERVNIKEKAYVRADQLSGGQQQRVSIARALTQKPKIILADEPVASLDPPTSHQVMKDLKRINREDNITTLVNLHFIDMAMEYADRIIGMRAGEVVFDGPVSDVSEQTFEEIYGRKIKEDDMLGEAEES
- the phnE gene encoding phosphonate ABC transporter, permease protein PhnE; amino-acid sequence: MKKRNSMSPRAKFWTRLTVSALIMASLYTIAFAFTDLNMRKPDATFISILRRMFVDSWLNIETISEWIETGQLLGPLWNADVFADVPRYLSLMIETICIAFVGTLMGAVLAFPVAFFASNNMVGRFSFIGKNILSFIRAFPELVFAIIFVFAVGIGPFAGVLAIGINSIGMLGKLYSEVIESIDKSVLEALRSSGANQAQVIWYGVIPQIIPECLSYVIYRYEIDLRSSTVLGIVGAGGIGVPLMLYADNRNWEHVGMMLIIIILTITIVDYLSAYIRRRIV
- a CDS encoding Spx/MgsR family RNA polymerase-binding regulatory protein; translation: MRQVIQLYTFSSCTSCRKARDILKDNQIPFKERNMNTDPLSESEVFHLLGYTTNGTTDIMSKRSQDVKDLNINVEELSLNKWVELVGKHPGMLRRPLLLTDNQLIVGYNKEEYEGLIKKYNTRMNKEAVCS